Proteins encoded together in one Vanessa tameamea isolate UH-Manoa-2023 chromosome 30, ilVanTame1 primary haplotype, whole genome shotgun sequence window:
- the LOC113391548 gene encoding zinc finger protein OZF-like, which yields MSFECIKIKQEPNTESPSSSNNIVNNYENSEQCYKNINNEQEIVQDLSKTEFVNIKIEPELDITETRVTSLTRKDVDTSEWHSVPIKYEPPSVNVEVAIKQEPEEPEPPEEDSCNYIIPDMCPPKTSNIFISDVSEEVLSLNSTIDGKYMCPICHKRFANKGNVQRHMLLHTREKLECNVCFRQFVKQGHYQKHLLTHSTEKRYKCEECGKMFRTSSNLEQHKRIHLAVKPYECETCLRQFAVKANLVKHLKSTSRCKMPNHEPIVCKVCNKVFQKEFLLKSHLRRHTTERPFVCDRCQMSFKYKSTLIRHVQLHNGVKPYSCKICRKKFTHAGLIKPHMRKHTGEKPYTCPVCNKNFAHKHNMQRHTLRHTKVKHLVCDVCNKTFPKESRLKYHMRTHTKAKPFVCDVCGKKFSHRQNIIRHYSRKHPNDTYDCTDTDASVAKDVWEKVIKSKSMEVKLEITEVKEDLTEVGDSVLGVEK from the exons ATGTCCTTCGAgtgcattaaaattaaacaagagCCGAACACCGAGTCGCCATCCTCgtcaaataatattgtaaataattatgaaaattcagaacaatgttacaaaaatattaataacgaacAAGAAATAGTTCAAGATTTATCTAAGACCGAATTTGTAAATATCAAGATTGAACCGGAACTGGACATAAC TGAAACCCGAGTTACCTCATTAACGAGAAAGGATGTCGACACGAGTGAGTGGCACAGTGTACCAATTAAATACGAGCCCCCCAGTGTTAACGTGGAGGTCGCCATCAAGCAGGAGCCGGAAGAGCCTGAACCTCCAGAG gAAGACAGTTGTAACTACATTATACCGGATATGTGTCCACCGAAAACGTCAAACATATTCATAAGTGACG TGTCGGAGGAAGTGCTCAGTCTGAATTCTACAATCGACGGCAAATACATGTGCCCAATATGTCATAAACGTTTCGCAAATAAGGGGAACGTGCAAAGGCACATGCTTTTGCATACGCGCGAAAAACTAGAATGCAATGTATGTTTCCGTCAGTTTGTGAAACAGGGCCACTATCAGAAGCATCTGCTAACCCATTCAACGGAGAAGCGGTACAAGTGCGAAGAGTGCGGGAAAATGTTCAGGACGTCGTCGAATTTGGAACAGCACAAACGGATCCACTTGGCCGTTAAGCCTTACGAATGCGAGACCTGCTTGAGGCAGTTCGCAGTTAAAGCGAATCTCGTGAAACATTTGAAGAGTACTAGCCGATGCAAGATGCCGAACCACGAACCGATCGTCTGCAAAGTCTGCAATAAAGTTTTCCAAAAGGAGTTTTTGTTGAAGAGCCATCTCCGCAGACACACGACGGAGCGGCCGTTCGTCTGCGACCGATGCCAAATGAGCTTCAAATATAAATCGACGCTCATCCGACACGTTCAGCTACACAATGGCGTTAAACCGTATTCCTGTAAGATATGCAGGAAGAAATTCACACACGCCGGCCTGATAAAGCCCCACATGAGGAAACACACCGGAGAGAAGCCCTACACTTGTCCGGTCTGCAACAAAAACTTCGCACACAAACACAACATGCAAAGACACACACTCAGACACACGAAAGTCAAACACTTGGTCTGCGACGTCTGCAACAAGACGTTCCCAAAGGAGAGTAGGCTCAAGTACCACATGCGCACACACACCAAAGCGAAGCCCTTCGTGTGCGACGTTTGCGGGAAGAAGTTTTCACACCGACAGAACATTATAAGACACTACAGTCGCAAACATCCGAACGACACATACGACTGCACAGACACAGACGCCAGTGTCGCGAAGGACGTTTGGGAGAAAGTTATTAAGTCTAAGAGTATGGAAGTGAAGTTGGAGATCACGGAAGTGAAGGAAGACTTGACGGAAGTCGGTGATAGCGTGTTGGGCGTAGAGAAGTAG